The genomic region TGACAGCGGTGTCGAGTTGGCAATTGAGCTTCTTGGAGCGTCGCTGGCTTCACTTACACACGTTTCGCTACGAGATCAAAAGGTAAGTCGTTGACCGGCTTCGCTAACATAGGTCGTATTCGAATCAGACGAACGCGATTCATTATGACGTGAATCCCGATTCCATTTATGGCTCGATATAATCTTCCACCAACTTTGCGTCCTCAAGCGAGCAATCAAACGAGGGTCAACGATCCGCTCGCGATTTACTGAGAGCCATATCTTAATGCCGTTTGCGTCTACCGGCCGGCGTTGGGCCAGTGCCGCGGGCAGGCACAGCAACACGTCCCACCACACTCGCGGTTCTTGCCATGCCCAGCCACGTTGCCACGCATAGCAGAACTGTCCAAACAAACGCACAACGAGCACAGGAATCACCAAATACAAAGGGTAACGCATGATCGCGCTGCAGGCTTCATTCCGGGCGTGACGCCGATGGTTACGTTGTTCGTTTCTGTTCAGTGCCGAGAACTCGTGATAGACCAATATCTCGTTCCACTGCAGGACACGATATCCTGCATCCCAGGCCCGCAAGCAAAGGTCAGGCTCTTCATAGGTATGAAAGAAAAATTCGGGAAAGAGCCCTGTTTTCTCAAGCATGGCTCGCCGAATTACCGCGCCACATGCAGCGTATGAATTGCAATGCCATTCGCCGCGCAAGCGACCGGAATCCTGCATCCGTTCTGGATGCTCCGGTCCGATCACCTGCAGCGAAATGATGCCTAGGTCTGGCTCACGTTCCATTCGTTCCACTATTCTTCGGCATGCATCCGCGTCGACTAGCCGGCTGTCGTCGTCCAGCGCGATGATGTATTTGCCGCGGGCGCGCCGCAGAATATCATTGCGCGCGACGATCGAGCCGACATTTTTTTCGCGACGCACAATATTCACCTGGGAAAAACGACTGCGCACCATTTCGTAGGTGCCATCCGTCGATGCGTCGTCAACCACCAAGATTTCCATGGCTGGCCACAGTTGAGCTTCACAATTTTCAAGAGTCTTACGCAATTCTTCCACACGATTCCGTGTGGCAATCATAAATGTGATCAGTGGTTCGTTAGCCATGAATGAGCTACCCTCGGGCGCCAATCTCTCGTGCCGGAACGCCGGCCATTTTCGCATTGGGGGTCACATCTCGGGTTACCACTGCTCCAGCTCCGATCACAGCGCCCTTCCCAATCGTCACTCCTTTAAGAATGCGCGCGCCGGCGCCAATCCATACGTCGTCGCCGATGCACACAGGCTTGCTGACCAAGCGTTGCGATTGGATCGGTCCGTCACTTTGGAATCCGTGATCATGGTCGGTGATATAGCAATACGGGCCGATCATGCAGTGCTTGCCAATTTCTATACGCTCGGAGGCGTCGATCATTGTAAATCGATTGATATATGTTCCATGCCGAATCACAATTCGCGGTGTATCCGTTCGATCCCCGGTTGTAAGCAGCACAACATGATTATCCAATGCGACGTTTTCAAGGTGCACATCCCAAGGATTTCGCGGAATTTCCACGCGCTGCAGCCAGCACTTACCCACGATTTTGACGCCCACCACCCTAAACCATAAAATTCGCCAACGCATCCTAACGGCGCTCGGAAGGCGAAGCATGAAATTGACCATCCGGTCACTGGCTGATTTCCAGGTATTGCTTGGGTCGTGAACGGCGTTGTCAAGTCCATTAGGTGCTGGCACACTGCCCCTCGCCAGCCAGAATAATCAGATCGTAATCTCCGTAACGCAATCGCTTGTGCTCACGCCCTCCCAGGGCACGGGAAAGGGCATCCCTACAGCCATCTCGGAAACGATCGTGCAGTTCAATCAACAGGGCATCAACCTTGTCGAGCCATTTGTCGGCGCCATCTGAGAGCAAATCCACCTCTGATCCTTCGATATCCATTTTCAATAGTGAAATCCGCGGAAAACCGGCGATTGCCAAGATATCTTCGATGGTATATGCGCAAATCACTGGGCCCGCTTGGGCAGCTGCCTCCGCTATCCGAAACGACCAGCTGTCCGCAGTCGGATTTGAA from Pirellulales bacterium harbors:
- a CDS encoding glycosyltransferase — protein: MANEPLITFMIATRNRVEELRKTLENCEAQLWPAMEILVVDDASTDGTYEMVRSRFSQVNIVRREKNVGSIVARNDILRRARGKYIIALDDDSRLVDADACRRIVERMEREPDLGIISLQVIGPEHPERMQDSGRLRGEWHCNSYAACGAVIRRAMLEKTGLFPEFFFHTYEEPDLCLRAWDAGYRVLQWNEILVYHEFSALNRNEQRNHRRHARNEACSAIMRYPLYLVIPVLVVRLFGQFCYAWQRGWAWQEPRVWWDVLLCLPAALAQRRPVDANGIKIWLSVNRERIVDPRLIARLRTQSWWKIISSHKWNRDSRHNESRSSDSNTTYVSEAGQRLTF
- a CDS encoding acyltransferase, with product MPAPNGLDNAVHDPSNTWKSASDRMVNFMLRLPSAVRMRWRILWFRVVGVKIVGKCWLQRVEIPRNPWDVHLENVALDNHVVLLTTGDRTDTPRIVIRHGTYINRFTMIDASERIEIGKHCMIGPYCYITDHDHGFQSDGPIQSQRLVSKPVCIGDDVWIGAGARILKGVTIGKGAVIGAGAVVTRDVTPNAKMAGVPAREIGARG